One Faecalispora anaeroviscerum genomic window carries:
- a CDS encoding 4Fe-4S binding protein, producing the protein MKKRKPWYEFLWIFSALYLTLGIFNILFAWLGLLCFFIPLAISIIQGNKAYCNKYCGRGQLFELLGGRFGFSRRKAPPKFLRSKWFRYGFLAFFMTMFGLMLYSTWLVFSGASLRQAVTLLWVFRLPWDWVNTSFVSPAVAQFAFGFYGVMLTSTVLGLITMVLFKPRSWCVYCPMGTMTQGICQIKHRKDASDGRKSEETGRTAEGACQ; encoded by the coding sequence GTGAAGAAGCGAAAGCCGTGGTATGAATTCCTGTGGATCTTCTCCGCACTCTACCTGACTCTGGGGATTTTTAATATTTTGTTCGCGTGGCTGGGGCTGCTGTGCTTTTTTATTCCGCTGGCCATCTCAATCATTCAGGGTAACAAGGCCTATTGCAACAAATATTGCGGGCGTGGCCAGCTGTTTGAGCTGCTGGGAGGGCGGTTCGGTTTTTCCCGAAGGAAGGCGCCCCCGAAATTTTTGCGCTCCAAGTGGTTCAGGTACGGCTTTCTAGCTTTTTTTATGACGATGTTCGGGCTGATGCTGTACTCGACCTGGCTCGTTTTTTCCGGCGCCTCCCTACGGCAGGCCGTAACACTGCTGTGGGTGTTCCGCCTGCCATGGGACTGGGTAAATACCTCGTTTGTTTCTCCTGCCGTGGCACAGTTCGCATTCGGCTTTTACGGAGTAATGCTCACCTCCACGGTACTGGGACTCATCACCATGGTATTGTTTAAACCGCGTTCCTGGTGCGTTTATTGCCCGATGGGCACCATGACGCAGGGAATTTGCCAAATCAAACACAGAAAGGACGCTTCCGATGGAAGAAAAAGCGAAGAAACTGGCAGAACTGCTGAAGGTGCTTGCCAATGA
- a CDS encoding M20 family metallopeptidase encodes MKRELDLHRYLAEIDEKATPLSALSDQIWDYAETQFEEFQSAEALSSFLEKEGFAVERGAFHIQTAFTATFGSGSPQIGILGEFDALSGLNQKAGVVQKESDHPEANGHGCGHNLLGVGSVAAALAVKKYLEDGFSGTVTYFGCPGEEGGSGKAYMAREGAFSKLDCALTWHPSSLNMVCQNSSLANFQVQFTFHGISAHAAGSPEMGRSALDALELMNVGTNFLREHMVEKARIHYAITNAGGYSPNVVQNLAKAVYLVRAPRQDQALELLNRVKKIAQGAALMTETTVEHQLIKSCANMISNQVLEQALFDSLTEVGTPRYTPEEYELTQRYADTAPAGADRGYMDAVQERMDPKNKKFLLGKKSDPLYDFIVPYEPMHLVRVEAGSTDVGDVSWMCPTAQLYTAAWAPRTPGHSWQVVSQGKSSHAHKGMLLAGKVIALTAMRLMQQPELLEMAKEEHTLALQGQTYLPIPEEIHPVPLRTMN; translated from the coding sequence ATGAAACGAGAGTTGGATCTGCATCGTTATCTTGCGGAAATTGATGAGAAAGCAACCCCGCTCAGCGCTCTGAGTGATCAGATATGGGACTATGCCGAAACGCAGTTTGAAGAATTTCAGTCGGCAGAGGCTCTTAGTTCTTTCCTTGAAAAGGAGGGCTTTGCGGTAGAAAGGGGCGCGTTCCATATTCAAACCGCGTTTACCGCTACCTTTGGGTCGGGCAGCCCTCAAATCGGCATTTTGGGCGAGTTCGACGCGCTGTCGGGTCTGAATCAAAAGGCAGGAGTTGTTCAAAAAGAATCCGATCATCCTGAAGCAAACGGTCACGGCTGCGGACATAACCTCCTTGGCGTTGGTTCCGTCGCGGCGGCACTGGCAGTCAAAAAGTATCTGGAGGACGGATTCTCCGGCACGGTTACCTATTTTGGCTGCCCCGGCGAGGAGGGCGGCTCCGGCAAAGCCTACATGGCCAGAGAGGGTGCTTTCTCCAAGCTGGACTGTGCGCTGACCTGGCACCCGTCCAGCCTGAACATGGTCTGCCAGAACAGCTCGCTCGCAAACTTTCAGGTGCAATTTACCTTTCACGGCATCAGCGCTCACGCCGCCGGCAGCCCTGAAATGGGTCGCAGCGCACTTGACGCGCTGGAGCTGATGAATGTGGGAACCAATTTTTTACGGGAACACATGGTTGAAAAAGCGCGCATTCATTATGCGATTACCAATGCAGGTGGGTACTCCCCAAATGTGGTGCAGAATCTGGCCAAGGCGGTTTATCTGGTTCGCGCCCCAAGGCAGGATCAGGCGCTGGAGCTTTTGAACCGGGTGAAGAAAATTGCGCAGGGCGCGGCACTCATGACCGAAACCACTGTGGAGCATCAACTGATCAAATCCTGCGCCAACATGATCTCGAATCAGGTGCTGGAGCAGGCTCTGTTTGATTCCCTCACGGAGGTCGGCACGCCGAGGTATACTCCTGAGGAATACGAGCTGACGCAGCGCTATGCCGACACTGCGCCTGCGGGGGCCGACCGCGGTTACATGGATGCGGTTCAGGAGCGGATGGACCCAAAAAACAAGAAGTTTCTTTTGGGGAAAAAATCTGACCCCCTCTACGATTTTATTGTGCCCTACGAGCCGATGCACTTGGTGCGTGTGGAAGCAGGCTCAACCGATGTGGGCGATGTCAGCTGGATGTGCCCGACCGCGCAGCTGTACACTGCCGCTTGGGCGCCCAGAACTCCGGGGCATTCCTGGCAGGTGGTTTCTCAGGGGAAATCCTCTCACGCGCATAAGGGAATGCTACTGGCCGGTAAAGTGATTGCACTCACTGCCATGCGTCTGATGCAGCAGCCGGAGCTTTTAGAGATGGCCAAAGAGGAGCACACTCTGGCTCTGCAAGGGCAGACCTATCTTCCGATTCCAGAAGAGATTCATCCGGTGCCTCTCAGAACCATGAACTAA
- a CDS encoding ArsR/SmtB family transcription factor: MEEKAKKLAELLKVLANENRLLILCQLIEGPKTVSRLADSIPHITQSAMSQHLAMLKAHGILDCTKTGQSITYRIEDERVEKVIDVLKAYYCKGEDV, encoded by the coding sequence ATGGAAGAAAAAGCGAAGAAACTGGCAGAACTGCTGAAGGTGCTTGCCAATGAAAACCGCCTGCTGATTTTATGCCAGCTGATCGAAGGCCCCAAGACGGTCAGCCGCCTTGCCGATAGTATTCCCCACATTACCCAGTCCGCGATGTCGCAGCATCTGGCCATGCTGAAGGCTCACGGGATTCTAGACTGCACAAAGACCGGTCAAAGCATCACCTACCGCATTGAGGATGAACGAGTGGAAAAGGTGATTGACGTACTGAAAGCCTATTACTGCAAAGGAGAAGACGTATGA
- a CDS encoding 4Fe-4S binding protein: protein MKKTRKTARVLSDCVACGCCVKACPLGAISVWRGIRAQVNTLRCVGCGKCAMACPAEVIMITEKEEACEEAKAVV, encoded by the coding sequence ATGAAAAAAACCAGAAAGACAGCACGTGTTCTTTCAGACTGCGTGGCGTGCGGCTGTTGTGTGAAGGCCTGCCCGCTGGGAGCAATCTCCGTTTGGCGCGGAATCCGTGCGCAGGTGAACACGCTGCGGTGTGTAGGATGCGGAAAATGCGCGATGGCCTGCCCCGCCGAAGTGATTATGATTACCGAAAAGGAGGAAGCCTGTGAAGAAGCGAAAGCCGTGGTATGA
- a CDS encoding rhodanese-like domain-containing protein: MKVVIYAVLLIGAMLLAILFLGGRNRAQKGGESAYHKITAEEAKKRMQDTQSYFLLDVRAPEEFLQQHISGAILIPDSQISAEAGKKLPNKDTPILVYCRSGRRSAGAAKQLVNMGYTQIYDFGGILDWPYETVSGSEQQ; encoded by the coding sequence ATGAAGGTTGTTATTTATGCGGTTTTGCTGATCGGCGCAATGCTGCTTGCAATTCTCTTTCTTGGGGGACGAAACCGAGCGCAGAAGGGCGGAGAATCGGCGTATCACAAAATCACTGCCGAAGAAGCCAAAAAGCGAATGCAGGATACCCAAAGTTATTTTTTATTGGACGTTCGCGCTCCGGAGGAATTTTTACAGCAGCACATTTCCGGCGCGATTCTGATCCCCGACAGCCAAATCTCTGCCGAAGCTGGGAAAAAGCTGCCGAATAAAGATACCCCTATTCTTGTTTACTGCCGCAGCGGTCGGCGCAGTGCCGGGGCCGCAAAACAGCTGGTAAACATGGGCTATACCCAGATTTACGATTTTGGCGGGATCCTCGACTGGCCGTATGAAACCGTCAGCGGCAGCGAGCAGCAGTAA
- a CDS encoding M20 family metallopeptidase has translation MLTEHAQDFLQTHSDEAYQLLKTLAAIPSSSNHEEKRMEFCRQWLESCGAKGTYTDSALNVICPVGVTEENPVIVFCAHTDVVFPDTDPLPVREHSGRLWAPGVGDDTANLAALMMTANYVLRKGLKPKDGLGVLFVCNSGEEGMGNLKGSRKLCEEYQGRIQAFCSFDGTLTHVVNRSVGSRRFRVSVTTQGGHSYMNYGRPNAIAQLAGIVTDLYAVKIPPYGKTTCNVGTISGGTSVNTIAQNAEMLCEYRSDDARGLQYMQEQYEKIFSAHRKRGVEVTAEEVGYRPGEQLAGAAAAERDRLVQRAGDIIEQVTGKRPGTASSSTDCNIPLSQGIPSVCFGAYYGDGAHTREEYVEIDSLPLGYQVVMESVLDYFR, from the coding sequence GTGCTGACAGAACACGCGCAGGATTTCTTACAGACCCACAGCGATGAAGCGTATCAGCTATTAAAGACCTTGGCGGCGATTCCATCCTCGTCGAACCACGAGGAAAAACGGATGGAGTTTTGCAGGCAGTGGCTGGAGTCCTGCGGGGCTAAGGGGACTTATACCGACAGCGCGCTCAATGTGATCTGCCCCGTTGGAGTAACAGAAGAGAACCCGGTGATTGTGTTCTGCGCCCACACCGACGTCGTATTTCCGGATACCGACCCGCTTCCCGTCAGGGAGCATTCGGGGCGGCTCTGGGCGCCCGGCGTGGGCGACGACACGGCAAATCTGGCCGCTTTGATGATGACTGCAAACTATGTTCTGCGAAAGGGACTAAAACCCAAGGATGGCCTGGGCGTGCTGTTTGTTTGCAATTCTGGAGAAGAGGGAATGGGGAATCTGAAGGGTTCCCGCAAGCTCTGTGAGGAGTATCAGGGGCGCATTCAGGCATTTTGCAGCTTTGACGGAACGCTGACTCATGTGGTGAACCGTTCGGTGGGTTCGCGCCGCTTTCGGGTCAGCGTGACAACGCAAGGCGGGCATTCCTATATGAATTACGGGCGCCCCAACGCGATTGCGCAGCTGGCTGGGATTGTTACCGATCTGTACGCCGTCAAGATTCCCCCATACGGGAAAACAACCTGCAATGTCGGCACGATTTCGGGCGGTACTTCTGTAAATACGATTGCGCAGAATGCCGAAATGCTGTGCGAATACCGGTCGGATGATGCGCGCGGTCTGCAATATATGCAGGAGCAATATGAAAAGATTTTCTCCGCGCACCGCAAGCGCGGAGTAGAGGTTACGGCAGAGGAGGTCGGGTACCGCCCCGGTGAGCAGCTTGCCGGGGCGGCGGCCGCAGAACGTGATCGGCTGGTACAGAGGGCGGGCGATATCATCGAGCAGGTGACTGGAAAGCGCCCGGGCACCGCGTCCTCCTCCACCGACTGCAACATTCCCCTGTCACAGGGGATTCCCAGTGTGTGCTTTGGGGCATATTACGGCGACGGAGCGCATACAAGGGAGGAATATGTGGAAATTGATTCCCTGCCGCTCGGGTACCAGGTTGTAATGGAGAGTGTGCTGGATTATTTTCGATAG
- a CDS encoding cytidylate kinase-like family protein: MDHIVITIARGFGTGGREIASRLADRLGIHSYANRILTLASQYSGRDEHDFVEVDERLRDGYLRQQLMSLQKLLTPLPHTNPFESDDRLFEFQKKIIQELARTESCVIVGKCADYVLKDFDNVLSVYIEARRPVCAKRVMQTMNVSESEAHNLISKTDKYRAEYYKYYTGGNYWTNPVNYDITLNSGRWGIENCVDLIVQALQIKFGEDCKKAFPSI; the protein is encoded by the coding sequence ATGGACCATATTGTGATTACGATAGCCCGCGGTTTTGGAACGGGCGGCCGCGAAATAGCCTCCAGACTGGCAGATCGTCTGGGAATCCATAGCTATGCCAATCGAATCCTGACGCTCGCGTCGCAATACAGCGGACGGGACGAACACGATTTTGTAGAGGTTGATGAGCGCCTGCGGGACGGATACCTGCGTCAGCAGCTGATGTCGCTGCAAAAGCTGCTGACCCCGCTGCCGCACACCAATCCGTTTGAATCTGACGACCGCCTGTTTGAGTTTCAGAAAAAAATTATTCAGGAGCTGGCCCGTACTGAAAGCTGCGTCATTGTAGGCAAATGCGCGGATTACGTGCTGAAAGATTTTGACAATGTGCTGAGTGTGTATATTGAGGCACGCAGGCCCGTATGTGCCAAGCGCGTGATGCAGACAATGAACGTTTCGGAAAGTGAAGCGCACAACCTGATTTCGAAAACGGACAAATACCGTGCCGAATATTATAAATATTACACCGGCGGCAACTACTGGACCAACCCGGTAAACTATGATATAACGCTGAACAGCGGCCGGTGGGGGATTGAGAACTGCGTTGACCTGATTGTGCAGGCATTGCAGATCAAGTTCGGCGAAGACTGTAAAAAAGCGTTTCCTTCCATTTGA
- a CDS encoding helix-turn-helix domain-containing protein: MHSLEEYDLVDPEFLSITHQPDCTVYHMINIGGEGTMVSFEVFDGVELVYNDFHSSYCVSGKGTTADVMEINHCRRGRFECDFLNGTCVYLEEGDLSANMVANQTKSPCFPLEYYSGVSVLIDLKRAEQSLSGVLKDISIDLYALQEKLCAGNNCFIMRATDSIQHIFSELYKVPDQVKFGYFKLKVLELLLFLSVINPAEHLEEPRYYQKNHVECVKRMKNYMVCHSDCHFTLQELSERFDLPMTTMKQCFKGIYGTSVYAYMRSYRMQRAAVLLCQSEESVSSVAWRLGYVNASKFAAAFKKVIGFSPLEYRKKNRLNGVEIVCAE, translated from the coding sequence ATGCACTCATTAGAGGAGTATGATTTGGTTGACCCGGAGTTTTTGTCGATTACGCACCAGCCCGACTGTACGGTGTACCACATGATAAACATTGGCGGAGAGGGAACAATGGTAAGCTTTGAGGTGTTTGACGGGGTTGAGTTAGTCTATAATGATTTCCATTCCTCCTATTGTGTTTCCGGCAAGGGCACGACAGCCGACGTGATGGAGATTAACCATTGCCGTAGGGGACGCTTCGAATGCGATTTTTTGAACGGCACCTGTGTTTATTTAGAAGAAGGCGACCTTTCGGCGAATATGGTGGCCAATCAAACAAAAAGCCCCTGTTTTCCGTTGGAGTATTACAGTGGGGTCTCGGTTTTGATCGACCTTAAGCGGGCGGAGCAATCGCTTTCGGGCGTACTCAAAGATATTTCGATTGACCTGTACGCTTTGCAGGAAAAGCTTTGCGCGGGCAATAACTGTTTTATCATGCGAGCAACTGATTCGATTCAGCATATTTTTTCGGAGCTTTATAAAGTGCCGGATCAGGTGAAGTTCGGCTACTTTAAGCTGAAAGTGCTGGAATTGCTGCTGTTCCTCAGTGTGATTAATCCCGCTGAACACCTGGAGGAGCCGCGCTATTATCAGAAGAATCATGTGGAGTGTGTTAAGCGGATGAAGAACTATATGGTTTGCCACTCGGACTGCCACTTTACACTGCAGGAGTTGTCGGAGCGTTTTGACCTGCCAATGACGACAATGAAGCAGTGCTTTAAAGGAATTTACGGAACCTCGGTTTACGCTTATATGCGTTCCTACCGTATGCAGAGGGCCGCCGTGCTGCTGTGCCAGAGCGAAGAGAGTGTGTCCTCCGTCGCGTGGAGGCTGGGGTATGTGAATGCCAGTAAATTTGCGGCTGCGTTCAAAAAAGTGATCGGTTTTTCGCCATTGGAATACCGAAAAAAAAATCGCCTGAATGGAGTCGAAATTGTCTGTGCGGAGTAG
- a CDS encoding bifunctional 5,10-methylenetetrahydrofolate dehydrogenase/5,10-methenyltetrahydrofolate cyclohydrolase: MARIIAGKEIVTSMNGTLKQETALLKERGCTPTLAIVRIGEQPESAAYQAGATKRCEKIGISVQSLILPENSMLNDVLEVIQALNRAPSVHGVLLLRPFPAHLDDRAIRDALCCEKDVDGVTSLSLYGVFTGVQQGFPPCTAQACIDILDYCGVSLRGKRAVVVGASLVIGRPVAMMLLARGATVTLCHIDTVDLPSECRRAELIIAAAGARSLLNRNCLSPGQVILDVGVTVGPDGRLHGDVDFEAANAVAEAFTPVPGGVGTVTTTILAKHVIEAAKRVFPLE, encoded by the coding sequence ATGGCCAGAATCATCGCGGGAAAAGAAATTGTCACATCTATGAACGGCACGCTAAAGCAGGAGACCGCTCTATTAAAGGAGCGGGGCTGCACGCCGACTCTGGCCATTGTGCGCATTGGGGAGCAGCCGGAATCTGCCGCCTACCAAGCGGGAGCAACGAAGCGTTGTGAAAAAATCGGCATTTCCGTTCAATCGCTGATTTTGCCGGAAAACAGTATGCTCAACGACGTGCTGGAGGTCATTCAAGCGCTGAACCGCGCTCCCTCCGTTCACGGGGTTCTGCTGCTGCGCCCGTTCCCGGCGCATCTGGATGACCGCGCCATTCGCGACGCGCTCTGCTGCGAAAAGGATGTGGACGGCGTTACCAGCCTTTCGCTGTACGGTGTTTTCACCGGCGTGCAGCAGGGGTTCCCGCCCTGCACCGCGCAGGCCTGCATCGATATTCTGGATTACTGCGGCGTTTCGCTGCGGGGCAAGCGCGCCGTCGTAGTGGGTGCCAGCCTTGTGATCGGCAGGCCCGTTGCGATGATGCTGCTGGCGCGCGGGGCCACTGTTACGTTGTGCCACATCGATACCGTAGACCTGCCCTCAGAATGCCGCCGAGCGGAACTCATCATTGCGGCGGCGGGAGCCCGTTCTCTTCTGAACAGGAATTGCCTTTCCCCCGGGCAAGTGATTCTGGATGTAGGCGTCACCGTAGGCCCGGATGGCCGCCTGCACGGCGACGTCGATTTTGAAGCGGCAAACGCGGTAGCGGAGGCATTCACTCCCGTTCCGGGAGGGGTTGGAACCGTAACCACCACGATTCTTGCCAAGCATGTGATCGAAGCCGCAAAGCGCGTCTTTCCCCTGGAATGA
- a CDS encoding ABC transporter ATP-binding protein translates to MTNTAKVVLRGTGVKKYFPVRSSVLGRAKKNVKAVDGVDISLYEGEIYGLVGETGCGKSTLGRTLAYLTEPTGGSIEVLDQDMTAMKRHQLIDMRRQIQMVFQDPYTSLDPKQRVGDILTEALKIHNIGTRESRMDTAVEIMEKVGLRLEHFYRYPHEFSGGQRQRVGLARALILNPKIIICDEPVSALDVSIQAQIINLLQDLREKEHISFLFIAHDMSVVKYVSDRVGVMYLGHMMEEAETEELFRNTMHPYANALLSAVPNPSPHTKKERIMLQGDLPSPINLPSGCVFHTRCPYATEQCSLRTPHLKEVVPGHRVACLMYEEGWSAQPETINE, encoded by the coding sequence ATGACAAATACCGCAAAGGTGGTTTTGCGCGGAACGGGAGTCAAAAAATATTTTCCGGTTCGCAGTTCTGTTCTTGGCAGGGCGAAAAAGAACGTAAAAGCGGTGGATGGTGTGGACATTTCTCTGTATGAGGGAGAGATTTACGGCCTTGTAGGGGAAACCGGCTGCGGTAAAAGCACGCTGGGCCGCACACTGGCCTACCTGACCGAACCCACCGGCGGCTCGATTGAGGTGCTGGATCAGGATATGACGGCTATGAAGCGTCATCAGCTGATCGATATGCGCCGCCAGATCCAGATGGTGTTTCAGGACCCTTACACCTCGCTGGACCCGAAGCAGCGAGTGGGAGATATCCTCACGGAGGCGCTGAAGATTCACAATATCGGCACCCGTGAATCCCGTATGGATACCGCGGTGGAAATTATGGAAAAGGTGGGGCTGCGGCTCGAGCATTTCTACCGCTACCCGCATGAGTTTTCCGGCGGCCAGCGGCAGAGGGTCGGCCTGGCCAGAGCGCTGATTTTAAACCCGAAAATCATTATTTGTGATGAGCCGGTATCTGCACTCGACGTATCGATTCAGGCACAGATTATCAACCTGCTGCAGGATCTGCGCGAGAAGGAGCATATTTCCTTTTTGTTCATCGCGCACGACATGAGTGTGGTAAAATATGTGTCAGACAGAGTCGGTGTGATGTATCTGGGGCACATGATGGAGGAGGCTGAAACGGAGGAGCTGTTCCGCAATACGATGCATCCGTATGCGAACGCGCTGCTTTCCGCTGTTCCGAATCCCTCGCCCCACACCAAAAAAGAGAGAATCATGTTACAGGGCGATCTTCCGTCCCCTATCAATCTGCCGTCCGGCTGTGTGTTCCATACGCGCTGCCCGTACGCCACAGAGCAGTGCTCTTTGCGCACACCCCATTTAAAGGAGGTTGTACCCGGGCACCGGGTGGCCTGCCTGATGTATGAAGAGGGCTGGTCGGCACAGCCTGAAACAATCAATGAATGA
- a CDS encoding DUF134 domain-containing protein, translating to MPRPRKCRRVCTMPQQRSFGPLDGAENDASPIVLSIDEFESIRLIDLVGMTQEECAKQMGVARTTAQAIYAGARFKLAECIVHGKRLHIDGGDYVLYGSASACGCGCCQKMRQCENEITGGKENDTGNAV from the coding sequence ATGCCAAGACCCCGAAAATGCAGGCGAGTGTGTACCATGCCACAGCAGCGCAGCTTTGGGCCGCTGGATGGGGCCGAGAACGACGCTTCGCCCATTGTGCTGTCAATCGACGAATTTGAGAGCATCCGGCTGATTGATCTGGTTGGAATGACGCAGGAGGAATGCGCTAAGCAGATGGGCGTAGCCCGCACAACGGCGCAGGCCATTTATGCCGGCGCGCGCTTCAAGCTAGCTGAATGTATTGTGCACGGCAAAAGGCTGCACATTGATGGCGGTGACTATGTTCTTTATGGCAGTGCATCGGCCTGCGGATGCGGATGCTGCCAGAAAATGAGGCAGTGCGAAAACGAGATAACAGGAGGAAAAGAGAATGATACTGGCAATGCCGTATGA
- a CDS encoding GGDEF domain-containing protein, whose translation MRSDNSLIEILRGGYIKPVYQPIASLRDGSILGYEALSRISLPGCEIKIEELFDLATSTQRLWELERLCRTQALKNAVTKPVGARLFLNVDPNIIYDPEFISGFTSQMLREFGMNPDEVIFEITEKSSVSVVPVFISTLAHYQKQNFQIAIDDFGSGYSGLVRVCALSPNFLKIDMGIVRDIDRDSRKKSVMTGIVKFCKEAGIQVIAEGIETKEELATLIQVGVDYGQGFFLARPNEKFQRLPGEIKLLMKEARDNSLNLGCSGPAFCHVGAICSKKEALSEDAPALSVYQAMCGDPSMTEVCIINHDGTVCGLLTRQYLLGRFSGQFGYSLYSRRTVKDLVQDDFLSVDSGKAINDVAAQAMEREPKSMYDAVVITEGKRYLGIVTVRDLLNAAINIRVRNAADANPLTGLPGNNAIQRAIEEAMLGDDRACAIIYLDLDHFKAYNDAYGFSCGDNMLRLVAHTMNLCCSAADFKGHIGGDDFIILTRDTECLPELCDNLIATFSRQVRPLYSKEDWERGYIISKNRNGFAEDFPVATLSIAAVTNRTVDFSQTELLSKTVAAAKKQSKQKQGHSVVIV comes from the coding sequence ATGAGATCTGATAATTCTTTGATTGAAATACTAAGAGGCGGATACATTAAGCCTGTGTATCAGCCCATTGCCTCCCTGCGCGACGGCAGTATTCTGGGGTACGAGGCGCTTAGTAGAATTTCTCTTCCGGGCTGTGAAATCAAAATTGAAGAGCTGTTCGATTTGGCCACATCCACTCAGCGGCTGTGGGAGCTGGAACGTCTTTGCCGCACGCAGGCATTGAAAAATGCCGTTACAAAGCCGGTCGGCGCGCGTCTGTTCCTCAATGTTGACCCGAATATTATATATGACCCCGAGTTTATTTCCGGCTTTACGAGCCAGATGCTCCGTGAATTTGGGATGAACCCGGACGAAGTAATTTTTGAAATAACGGAGAAGAGCAGCGTCAGTGTGGTTCCGGTATTTATCTCCACCCTCGCGCATTATCAAAAGCAGAATTTTCAAATTGCGATCGACGATTTCGGATCAGGCTATTCCGGGCTGGTGCGGGTTTGCGCGCTTTCTCCGAACTTCCTCAAAATCGACATGGGGATTGTGAGGGACATTGACCGGGACAGCAGGAAAAAATCCGTGATGACGGGAATCGTGAAATTCTGCAAAGAAGCCGGTATTCAGGTGATTGCGGAGGGAATCGAGACAAAGGAAGAACTCGCAACGCTGATTCAGGTTGGCGTGGATTACGGACAGGGCTTTTTTCTGGCCAGGCCGAACGAGAAATTTCAGCGGCTGCCGGGCGAAATTAAGCTGCTGATGAAAGAGGCTCGGGATAACTCTTTGAATCTGGGTTGCAGCGGGCCTGCTTTTTGTCATGTTGGTGCAATCTGCAGTAAAAAAGAAGCGCTGTCAGAGGATGCTCCCGCGCTCTCGGTTTATCAGGCCATGTGTGGTGATCCCTCCATGACTGAGGTTTGCATTATCAATCATGACGGTACCGTTTGCGGACTTTTGACCCGCCAGTATTTGCTGGGACGGTTCAGCGGACAGTTCGGGTACAGCCTGTATTCCCGCAGAACAGTCAAGGATTTAGTTCAAGATGATTTTTTATCGGTGGATTCCGGCAAGGCCATTAACGATGTTGCCGCCCAAGCCATGGAGCGGGAGCCGAAAAGTATGTATGACGCGGTGGTGATCACCGAAGGAAAGCGGTATCTCGGCATTGTCACCGTGCGCGACCTGCTAAACGCGGCGATCAATATTCGGGTGAGGAACGCGGCTGACGCCAACCCGCTTACGGGCCTGCCGGGCAATAACGCAATTCAACGTGCGATTGAAGAGGCCATGCTTGGAGATGACCGGGCCTGCGCGATTATCTATCTGGATTTGGATCACTTTAAGGCATACAATGATGCCTACGGTTTTTCCTGTGGGGACAATATGCTTCGGCTAGTTGCGCATACCATGAATCTTTGCTGTTCTGCCGCCGATTTTAAGGGACATATTGGCGGAGATGATTTTATTATTCTTACGCGGGATACCGAGTGCCTGCCTGAGCTGTGCGACAATTTGATCGCCACCTTTTCCAGACAGGTACGGCCGCTCTATTCCAAAGAGGACTGGGAGCGCGGATACATTATTTCGAAAAATCGGAACGGATTCGCGGAAGATTTTCCGGTTGCCACACTCTCGATCGCGGCGGTTACGAACCGCACGGTCGATTTTTCACAGACGGAGCTGTTATCAAAAACAGTTGCCGCCGCAAAAAAACAAAGCAAGCAAAAACAAGGCCATTCCGTTGTGATTGTCTGA